The Deinococcus koreensis region ACGCTCAGCGTCTCAGACGCCCTTTTTGATCTTCTTCCCCGGCAAACTACGAGGGTTTCTACCGCCCTTTCCCCTGCAAACTACGACACCCAGTCAGGGTGTCAGTGAGGGCGTCCAGGCCCCCCGCAACAGGTCACGCACTTCCTGATACACCGCGTCCTGGGCGGGCTGGCCCTGGCTGAGCGCCTGAATGGAGCGCCGCACGAGCTGCCGGCCGTCGAGCTGGCCCTGGGTGAGCCGTTCGCCCAGCTGGCTGCGTTCGGAAGCGTCCAGGCGTCTGAGCAGCCCGGTCAGGCTGAGCTGCCGCAGCACCCAGTCCAGCAGGGCTTGGCCGCTCAGCTCCGCCACCTCACCCTCGTACTTCGCCTCCAGCTGAACGAGATCCTGCTCCGGCACGGCGGGTGCTCCAGCCGGACGGGGGGACGCCGACGAGGCCCCAGGGACGGCCCCGGCGTCCAGGCCGGCATAGTCCTCCGGCCGCGTGACCATCGCCACCATCAACCCGCCCCGGTTGCCCACCTCGGTGCGGGCGGTCTTGAGGTAGTGGTCAAAGCGCCGCGCCGCCTGGGCGATGCGGTCAGGAAAGACATTGGTCAGGCGCAGGGCCATCCCCCGCTTCACGCCCCGGGCGAGGAGCTGCTCGACCAGCTCGGGCCGCTGGGTCTGGGGCGGCTCGCCGAAGACGTACTCCAGCGCCGCCCCCATGCCCCGGCCGCGCCACACCACGTCCTGGAGGTAGTGCCGCGCCACCAGCTCGCTGTGGGCGCCCGAGAGAGCGTCGCGCACCTTGTCGGAGCGCGCCGAGAGGATGCCCAGACTGTCGGCCCAGTCGCGCAGGGCCACGCTGAAGCCCGGCGCCAGGCCGTCGCTGCGGGCCTCATCGAAGCGCCGCGCGTCCAACTGGCGGTAGAGCGCCCGCACCAGCGGCTGACTCAGGCTGGTGTAGAAGGCCACGTCCAGCGGCTTGATGTAGCCGGCCCGCAGGTTCTCCATGATCGGATCGGCCAGGCGCACGGTCAGCACGCTCGCGCCGCCCAGCTCACTCTTGGCGTTGTAGGCGAGGTAGCTCACCTGACTGAACATCTGGGTGCTCCACATCTGGGCGCCCTGCCGGTACCAGCCCTCCTTGACGGTGTACTTGGCATCGGTCAGCCGCTT contains the following coding sequences:
- a CDS encoding replication initiator protein A is translated as MSPKAVRPVPLPGDAGMTGHDERNLGRLGLISAQKTVPATLRTWSRAVTLPDGRPASIVCTVSEGQTVPHGLDNDVMVGLISLCFEAGLPSDGKFSTSAYRLLKASGFPTTVQYYRILETALKRLTDAKYTVKEGWYRQGAQMWSTQMFSQVSYLAYNAKSELGGASVLTVRLADPIMENLRAGYIKPLDVAFYTSLSQPLVRALYRQLDARRFDEARSDGLAPGFSVALRDWADSLGILSARSDKVRDALSGAHSELVARHYLQDVVWRGRGMGAALEYVFGEPPQTQRPELVEQLLARGVKRGMALRLTNVFPDRIAQAARRFDHYLKTARTEVGNRGGLMVAMVTRPEDYAGLDAGAVPGASSASPRPAGAPAVPEQDLVQLEAKYEGEVAELSGQALLDWVLRQLSLTGLLRRLDASERSQLGERLTQGQLDGRQLVRRSIQALSQGQPAQDAVYQEVRDLLRGAWTPSLTP